One region of Calditrichota bacterium genomic DNA includes:
- a CDS encoding DUF58 domain-containing protein, which yields MPSSLLDPTALNRLANLQLRARAVVEGFLTGLHQSPYHGFSVEFAQHRPYMPGDSLRHLDYKVLGRTGRYYIKQFEEETNLKAYLLVDHSGSMGFGSGDGAPSKLNYGSCVAAALALLLLKQRDAVGLVSFGETVDAILPPRSAQGYLEPLAVHLEHLRPTGATNVAGALFQIAERVKRRGLVVLISDLLSDPGPTLAAMKAIRHVGHELIVFQILHPREMDFGFPRDARFKDLESGDLLPTRPWHIREAYRHEMEQFLSRYREECRAARIDYHLFTTETPYDVALFEFLARRRRMH from the coding sequence ATGCCTTCGTCGCTGCTTGATCCGACGGCGCTGAACCGCCTCGCCAACCTGCAACTACGGGCCCGGGCGGTGGTCGAAGGCTTTCTGACCGGACTGCACCAAAGCCCTTACCACGGCTTCTCGGTCGAGTTTGCGCAACACCGGCCTTATATGCCCGGCGACAGTCTGCGCCACCTCGACTATAAGGTGCTCGGGCGGACGGGGCGCTACTATATCAAGCAGTTCGAGGAGGAGACCAATCTGAAGGCCTACCTCCTCGTCGATCACTCCGGTTCGATGGGATTTGGCTCGGGCGACGGCGCGCCGTCAAAACTGAATTACGGTTCCTGCGTCGCAGCGGCACTTGCGCTGTTGCTGCTGAAGCAGCGTGACGCGGTCGGGCTGGTCTCGTTCGGCGAGACGGTCGATGCGATCCTGCCGCCCCGTTCGGCACAAGGTTATCTCGAACCGCTCGCAGTGCACCTCGAACACCTCCGGCCGACCGGCGCGACCAACGTCGCCGGAGCGCTCTTCCAGATCGCCGAGCGCGTCAAACGTCGCGGGCTGGTGGTGCTGATATCAGATTTGCTCTCCGATCCGGGACCGACGCTCGCTGCAATGAAGGCCATCCGTCACGTCGGGCACGAATTGATCGTCTTTCAGATCCTGCACCCTCGGGAAATGGACTTTGGCTTCCCTCGCGACGCCCGGTTCAAGGATCTGGAGTCAGGCGACCTTCTCCCAACCCGCCCGTGGCACATCCGGGAAGCCTATCGGCACGAGATGGAACAGTTTCTCAGCCGCTACCGGGAAGAGTGCCGGGCGGCTCGGATCGACTATCACCTCTTCACCACCGAAACACCTTACGATGTGGCGCTGTTCGAGTTCCTCGCGCGGCGTCGAAGAATGCATTAG